CGAGTTCGGCCATCCGGTGCTGGTCTCCACCCACCCCCGGACCCGCAAGCGCCTCGACGCGCTGGGACGCCAGGTGGAAGGGATCACCTTTCACGAGCCGCTCGGCTTCCTGGACTACAACCAGCTGCAGAAGAACAGCTTCTGCGTGCTGTCGGACTCCGGCACCATCGCCGAGGAGTCCTCGCTGCTCGGCTTCCCCGCCGTCACACTGCGCAACTCCATCGAGCGGCCCGAGGCGCTGGACACCGCCTCGATCCCGATGACAGACCTGGATCCCGACAACGTCGTGGAGGCGGTCCGCTTCATGACCTCGGGCCTGGCGGAGACCGAGGTGCCGGCCGACTACCAGATCGGCGACTGCGCGCGGCGTACCGTCAACTTCATCCTCTCGACGCACCGTCGCTACGAGAGCTGGCTCGGGATCCGCACCTGGGAGGCCGAGACCCGGTGAGGAGGAGCCGGCAGGCACGCGGCGGCACGGAGGTCCTCTACGTCTCCTCGGTGGCCTCCCCTGCCCAGTTCGCGGCGATGAAGCGCGCCCGCCTCCCCGACGTGCAGGAGGTCACCTACGGGATGCCGGAGTCCGGCTTCAAGTTCCACAGCCTGGTGCAGCGCGGGCTCCTCGACGCCGGCGCCCGGGTGCACTCCCTGGTCGGGCGCAGCGCCACCCCGCTCTTCTACCGCGGCGGCTGGTGGCCGCGGGTGGTGGAAGGCCGCGGCACCGGGCTCTGCGTGGACCACCGCGCCTTCCCCAACGTGCGCGTGCTGAAGCAGCTGTGGCTGGCACTCTCCCTGACCCTGGGCACGCTGGCCTGGCGGTGGCGCACCCGGAACGCCGCGGAGCGGCTCCTGGTCGTCGACGGCGCCTACGTCTCGGCGCTGCCGGGTGTCCTGCTCGCCGGCCGCGGCATTCCCCGGATCGCGATCTTCTGCGACGTCTACTCGTTCATGGCCGACGTCTCCGACGCCAGCGGCCACTCCCGCAGCCCGGTTCACCGGCTGGCGCGCGCGGTGCTGCCGCGGGTCTATTCCGGCGTCGACGGCTTTGTGCTGCTCACCGAGCAGATGGGCCCGGTGGTCAACCGGGACGGTCGCCCGCACATCGTGATGGAGGGGCTGGTCGACTCTCGGATGGAGCAGGCACCCAACCTGCTGGGGGAGAAGACCGACGAGCCGACGGTGCTCTACGCCGGAGCGCTCCGGGTCGAGTACGGGCTGCAGGACCTGGTCCGGGGCTTCCTGGACTCCGGGGTGGCCCAGAGCCTGGGGGCGCGGCTCGTGGTCTACGGCAACGGGGACTACGCCGCCGAGTTGCGCGGTCTCGCCGAGACGCACCCAGGCATCGAGTACCGCGGCACCGCCCCGATGGAGGAGGTGGTAGCCGAGGAGCAGCGGATGTGGCTGCTGGTCAACCCCCGCCCCGTCGAGTCGGAGTTCACCGCGCTCTCCTTCCCCTCCAAGAACATGGAGTACCTGGCCTCGGGCACCCCTGTGCTCACCACTCGGCTGCCCGGGATGCCGCAGGAGTACTACGCCCACGTCTCCACGATCGACGTTCCCGGACCCGAGGGGGTGGCCCGCGCACTGGCCACCGAGCTGGCGCGCGACCCCGCCGACCTGCACGAGCAGGGCTGCGCCGGGCGCGACTTCGTGCTGGGCGAGAAGAACGAGAACGTCCAGGCACGCCGGATCCTCGACCTGGCTGCGAGGTGCCGCTGATGTACGCCGACCGTGACGTGCCGCTTCTGTTCAGGTTCGAGGGGTTCACCCGCTACGTGCCGCTGGCGCTCAGCGCCGGCTTCTTCGCCGCCAGCGTGCTGTGGGCCCTGATCGGGCCGATCGACTGGAAGATCGACTCCCCGGTGAAGGTGTTCGGTTTCGTCGGGCTCTGCCTCGCGGCGCTGGTCGGCGGCTACGTGCTCGCCGTTCGCCGTTCGACCCGACCCCCCGCGGCGATCTCGGCCGACGGCGACCCTGCGGACGCCGAGCCCGCGGCACTCCCGGCCTCCGGCCTGCTGCTCGTGGCCAGCCTGGCGTTCCTGGTGCTCTACCTGCCGGTCGTGCACGCCTCCACCGGCCGCTGGTACCCCGACGTGATCACCGGCCTGACCGACGCCGGCGCCGCCTACGAAAGGGCGAAGGACGCCGAGTCGCTCACCAGCGGCCTGGCGTTCTACCTCAAGATCCTCGCCGGCCCGCTCACCATCCTCATCCTGCCGCTGACTCTCTTCTTCTGGCCCCGGCTCACCCGGGCCGCGAAGGTCGCCGGCGCGACCTGCCTCGTGCTCTCCGTCGCCCTGACGGTCTCTCAGGGCGTCAACAAGGGCGTCGCGGACATCTGCGCCTACGTCATCCTCTTCCTGGTGCTGCTGCTGGTCTCCTCGCTCCGCTCGCGCGAGCGGCGCCGCGCGGCGAGGTCCGCCGTCGGCATCGTGCTGGTGGCCGGGCTCTTCCTGGGCTACTACGTCTCGACCATGAACAGCCGGGTCGCGGAGGACCAGTCCTCCGAGGGACGGGTGAAGGCCAAGGACGTGGACGACGCGATGTCGCTCAACGCACTGCAGGGGGTCGGGGACGTGCGTGAGGGCCACCTGCTGATGACCTTGACCCCCACGCCCCTGCACGGCGAGGCGCTGCTGCTCTCGAGCTACCTCACCCACGGGTACCGGGGCCTGGCGATGGCGATGGACATGCGGTTCGAGCCGACCTGGGGGCTGGGCTTCTCGGAGTTCTACCGGCACAACCTGGTGCGGGTCGCCGGGCAGGCGGACCGCGAGGAGGAAGTCAAGGAGCGCACCTACGCCGGCAAGCTCACCGAGGCCGGCTGGCCCGACGGGATGACCTGGTCGACGTTCTTCATCCACCCCGCCTCCGACCTGAGCTTCTACGGGGTGGTGCCGCTGATGGGGCTGATCGGCTTCGGCTTCGGACTGGCCTGGCGCGACACACTGGTGCGCCGCGACCCGCTGGCCTGCGGAGTCGCCTTCCACCTGTGCATCCTGGTCTTCTACCTCCCGGCCAACAACCAGCTCTTCCAAGGCGGTGAGCTGGCGATCGGCTTCGTCGTGGTGACGGCGGCCTGGCTGCTGCTGCGGACCGGCCGGTTCCGGCCACGGCACCGGGGGGCCTGAGTGGCCGAGGCCAGCCGCCGCCTGATCGGGCGCGGGTCGATCTACACCCTCGGCAGCGCAGCCCCGATGCTCGCCGGGGTCGCCGTCACGCCCCTGCTGACCCGCTCGCTCGGGGTCGAGGCGTACGGAGAGGTGTCGATCGCGGTGACCGTGATGCAGTGGGCGCTTGGTCTCTTCGCCCTCGGCCTGCCGGTCGCGATCACCCGGTATGCCGTGCTCGCCGGTCCCGG
The window above is part of the Nocardioides campestrisoli genome. Proteins encoded here:
- a CDS encoding glycosyltransferase is translated as MRRSRQARGGTEVLYVSSVASPAQFAAMKRARLPDVQEVTYGMPESGFKFHSLVQRGLLDAGARVHSLVGRSATPLFYRGGWWPRVVEGRGTGLCVDHRAFPNVRVLKQLWLALSLTLGTLAWRWRTRNAAERLLVVDGAYVSALPGVLLAGRGIPRIAIFCDVYSFMADVSDASGHSRSPVHRLARAVLPRVYSGVDGFVLLTEQMGPVVNRDGRPHIVMEGLVDSRMEQAPNLLGEKTDEPTVLYAGALRVEYGLQDLVRGFLDSGVAQSLGARLVVYGNGDYAAELRGLAETHPGIEYRGTAPMEEVVAEEQRMWLLVNPRPVESEFTALSFPSKNMEYLASGTPVLTTRLPGMPQEYYAHVSTIDVPGPEGVARALATELARDPADLHEQGCAGRDFVLGEKNENVQARRILDLAARCR